The Pyrococcus horikoshii OT3 genome includes a window with the following:
- a CDS encoding methyl-accepting chemotaxis protein, whose amino-acid sequence MKFSRKLTLSIFIPLVLVVITAIIIQNIAISDLYDNLEKTMEAVRAGASIQTVQSTIEFAKSQLKKTLWMSIGVMTIVAGVSGVIGFRIMNSVMKPVSEMAKVAEEIADGKLSHAGELISRIKYREKDEIGKLLEGFRAISTEVLQTLEVITDRMEKISKGDVTEELTLHAKGDFESILNSMRKTIVQLRNLMKTVRDLAVTLETRADDLARISSEITEAVNQVAEAIQQVSTEAQRQQENITQIMDGMNLTADVTQRTVEAMEEFSSVVNEVISIAREGKEKGEKAISQVGDIQNAMRVISQAVQEVAEMSKNVGEIINAIADIAEQTNLLALNAAIEAARAGELGRGFAVVAQEVRNLAEESKEAAERIREILNQIQDKVEKAVEETEKGVKIVDNSVDFLRETVGYLMNVGELLDDVEDKLQAVKSELANTQEHVENAKKALENLAASAEETTASAEEVSASAEEQASSLEEVRRNIVELRDIVKKLREAVEFIKVEKEER is encoded by the coding sequence ATGAAATTCAGTAGAAAATTAACGCTTTCAATATTCATTCCACTAGTTCTGGTGGTAATAACGGCTATAATAATCCAAAATATTGCAATATCCGATCTATACGACAATCTTGAGAAGACAATGGAAGCTGTAAGAGCTGGAGCAAGCATACAGACGGTTCAGAGTACAATAGAGTTTGCGAAGTCTCAGCTGAAGAAAACCCTATGGATGAGCATTGGTGTTATGACCATAGTCGCGGGGGTATCAGGGGTCATCGGTTTCAGGATAATGAACTCTGTTATGAAACCGGTAAGCGAAATGGCAAAAGTTGCCGAGGAGATCGCCGATGGAAAGCTTAGCCATGCTGGAGAATTGATATCGAGGATTAAATATAGAGAGAAAGATGAAATAGGGAAGTTACTTGAAGGATTCAGGGCAATATCTACCGAGGTTCTTCAGACGTTAGAGGTAATAACTGATAGAATGGAGAAGATCTCCAAGGGTGATGTTACTGAAGAGCTAACCCTTCATGCAAAGGGAGATTTTGAATCTATTTTGAACTCAATGAGGAAAACGATAGTTCAATTGAGGAACTTAATGAAGACCGTGAGGGATCTAGCGGTAACATTAGAGACGAGGGCCGACGATTTAGCTAGAATATCCTCTGAGATTACGGAAGCAGTTAACCAAGTTGCCGAGGCCATACAGCAGGTAAGCACCGAGGCCCAGAGGCAACAGGAGAACATAACTCAGATAATGGATGGTATGAACCTGACAGCTGATGTTACTCAGAGAACGGTTGAGGCTATGGAAGAGTTCAGTAGTGTCGTAAATGAGGTCATATCCATAGCCAGGGAGGGTAAGGAGAAGGGTGAGAAGGCGATATCTCAAGTTGGCGATATCCAAAATGCAATGAGGGTAATTAGTCAAGCAGTTCAAGAGGTTGCAGAGATGAGCAAGAACGTTGGCGAGATAATTAATGCAATAGCTGACATAGCTGAGCAAACTAACTTGCTAGCATTAAACGCTGCAATAGAAGCCGCTAGGGCCGGTGAACTTGGAAGGGGATTTGCGGTGGTTGCTCAAGAAGTTAGAAACCTTGCCGAAGAAAGTAAAGAAGCAGCAGAAAGGATAAGGGAAATACTCAACCAGATCCAGGATAAAGTAGAAAAAGCCGTTGAAGAAACTGAAAAGGGAGTTAAAATCGTTGATAATTCAGTGGACTTCCTTAGGGAGACGGTTGGTTACCTTATGAACGTTGGTGAGCTCCTTGATGATGTTGAAGATAAGTTACAGGCCGTTAAAAGCGAATTAGCGAACACCCAGGAGCATGTTGAAAATGCTAAGAAGGCCCTAGAAAACTTAGCCGCTAGCGCTGAAGAAACCACGGCCAGTGCAGAGGAAGTTAGTGCAAGCGCTGAAGAACAGGCCTCCTCGTTGGAAGAGGTTAGGAGGAACATAGTTGAACTTAGGGATATAGTTAAAAAGCTTAGGGAAGCCGTTGAGTTTATTAAGGTTGAAAAGGAGGAGAGGTGA
- a CDS encoding DUF257 family protein — protein MEISEVIGKEKISVLVEYTSDDIIGPTLFAMLNKIRETYREDALIIITDFLDTLPICRYHAELIGVRTEVIDKSAIIKVGGKINSGNVLYKIPISSYPVYKTLYEETLEKVLESVDTHRGFFVNVQIGIENLMNIFEKKELIEQIHDIGEYIVTKNKDIRDLVFINVESLRNTSIEVLSLLRTIFPVVVKLMNNGRSFVVEKSVLPSLRGSVGTIW, from the coding sequence ATGGAAATATCAGAAGTGATAGGGAAAGAGAAGATAAGCGTGCTCGTTGAGTATACCTCGGATGATATAATTGGCCCTACTTTATTTGCAATGTTGAATAAAATTAGGGAGACTTATAGAGAGGATGCCCTAATTATAATAACTGACTTCTTAGATACGCTACCCATTTGCAGATATCATGCTGAACTCATTGGAGTGAGAACTGAAGTTATCGATAAATCGGCCATAATCAAGGTTGGTGGGAAGATAAACAGTGGGAACGTGCTCTATAAGATACCAATTTCAAGTTATCCAGTTTACAAGACATTATATGAGGAAACATTGGAGAAAGTTTTGGAGAGCGTTGACACACATAGAGGGTTCTTTGTAAACGTTCAAATTGGGATTGAAAATTTAATGAATATCTTTGAAAAGAAAGAGTTAATAGAACAGATTCACGATATAGGGGAGTATATTGTGACTAAAAACAAGGATATTAGAGATCTCGTCTTCATAAACGTTGAATCTTTGAGAAATACCTCGATTGAAGTGCTTTCATTGCTTCGTACAATCTTTCCAGTAGTAGTTAAGCTCATGAACAATGGGAGATCCTTTGTCGTTGAAAAGAGCGTATTACCTAGCTTGAGGGGGAGCGTTGGTACAATATGGTGA
- a CDS encoding IS1/IS1595 family N-terminal zinc-binding domain-containing protein yields the protein MKGRLKEITEEINKLTSIPNEDIISAIRKINKKVTCPYCNSDHVVKIGFIYRRNNIKIQRFKCQKCGKTFSELDGTPLKGVHSLKDIILVAYLVLMLGMPPSSISRVLGINRSRVYRMYERITGHKKFFRELLNILLDDQ from the coding sequence ATGAAGGGGAGGTTAAAGGAGATCACCGAAGAAATCAACAAGTTAACATCAATACCAAATGAAGATATCATAAGTGCAATTAGAAAAATTAACAAAAAGGTTACTTGTCCCTATTGTAATTCGGATCATGTTGTCAAGATTGGATTCATATATCGGAGGAATAATATCAAGATTCAAAGGTTTAAATGTCAAAAGTGTGGAAAAACTTTTAGTGAGCTAGATGGGACACCATTAAAGGGTGTTCACTCTCTCAAGGATATCATCCTTGTTGCATATCTAGTTTTAATGCTAGGTATGCCACCTTCATCGATAAGTAGGGTACTTGGAATCAATAGATCACGGGTATATAGAATGTATGAGAGGATCACTGGGCATAAAAAATTTTTCAGGGAATTACTCAATATATTACTAGATGATCAATAA
- a CDS encoding CBS domain-containing protein: MKKKILRIIGKRKLVLMSRREELSYNIKYISKVPVRIVMDKDFLKVRPETPLFDLISRFSSEETSAVVVDDEGKLIGFITMKDLLHYFVPPRRYSIAGFGMLKKYTLSRATRVEDIMIRRPIVINVNDDLGQAIKLMVETGKHHLPVIDRERRVHGLLEVKDIIRLIRIVSS, from the coding sequence ATGAAAAAGAAAATTTTGAGGATAATTGGGAAGAGGAAGTTAGTTTTAATGAGCAGAAGAGAGGAGCTAAGCTACAACATCAAGTATATATCTAAGGTTCCAGTAAGGATAGTTATGGATAAAGATTTCTTGAAAGTCAGGCCCGAGACTCCCCTCTTCGATCTAATTTCCAGATTTAGTAGTGAAGAGACCTCTGCAGTAGTAGTCGATGACGAGGGAAAACTCATAGGGTTCATAACTATGAAGGACCTACTCCATTACTTCGTTCCCCCCAGGAGATATTCAATAGCGGGTTTTGGAATGCTAAAAAAGTATACCCTTAGTAGGGCTACTAGGGTTGAAGATATCATGATTAGGCGGCCGATAGTTATCAACGTTAACGATGACCTTGGTCAAGCGATAAAGCTTATGGTTGAAACGGGAAAGCACCATCTTCCAGTTATTGATAGGGAGAGAAGGGTTCATGGGCTTCTTGAAGTTAAGGATATCATAAGACTGATAAGAATAGTATCATCATAA